Proteins from a genomic interval of Garra rufa chromosome 4, GarRuf1.0, whole genome shotgun sequence:
- the LOC141333244 gene encoding uncharacterized protein, whose amino-acid sequence MAFIKEESEDLKIEETFRVKQEDTEEQTDLMALKEEEVLNEIKEEDQYKDLQSISEQENLKVHRRIQTGKKPFTCQQCRKSFTSKIGLKIHMRIHPGKKTFTCLQCGKSFTRRGLKEHMRIHTELCPFTCQQCGKRFIRKRDFVSHMSIHTGKKPFTCQQCGKSFTRKTSLKEHTRIHTIECPFTCQQCGKILTRIIDFVSHMSIHTGKKPFTCQQCGKKFTRERGLKEHMRIHTGECPFTCQRCGKSYTRERDFVSHMSIHSGKKPFTCQQCGKSFTRSTGLEEHTRIHTGECPFTCQLCGKSFSRKAALDWHVGIHTGEKPFSCQLCRKSFTCKLYLKRHKRIHSGEKPYICHQCGRGFDHRVRLNKHMMTHTEESP is encoded by the exons atggcgtttattaaagaagagagtgaagacttgaagattgaagaaacattcagagtcaaacaagaagatactgaggaacaaacag ACCTAATGGCGCTGAAAGAGGAGGAAGTACTTAATGAGATTAAAGAGGAAGATCAATATAAAGATCTTCAGAGTATCAGCGAACAAGAAAACCTTAAAGTTCACAGAAGAATTCAGACTGgaaaaaagcctttcacctgtcaacagtgtcGTAAAAGTTTCACTAGTAAAATAggtcttaaaatccacatgagaattcaccctggaaaaaaaacattcacctgtctacagtgtggaaagagtttcactagaAGAGGTCTTAAagaacacatgagaattcacacagaatTGTGTCCCtttacctgccaacaatgtggaaaaagaTTCATTCGTAAAAGAGATTTTGTAAGCCacatgagcattcacactggaaaaaagcctttcacctgccaacagtgtggaaaaagtttcactcgtaaaacAAGTCTTAAAGAGCACACGAGAATTCACACAATAGAGTGTCCCtttacctgccaacaatgtggaaaaataTTAACTCGTATAATAGATTTTGTAAGCCacatgagcattcacactggaaaaaaacctttcacctgccaacagtgtggaaaaaaatTCACTCGTGAAAGAGGTCTTAAagagcacatgagaattcacacaggagagtgtCCCTTTACCTGCCAACGATGTGGAAAAAGTTACACTCGTGAAAGAGATTTTGTAAGCCACATGAGCATTCACTCTGgaaaaaagcctttcacctgccaacagtgtggaaaaagtttcactcgtagTACAGGTCTTGAAGAGCACacgagaattcacacaggagagtgtCCCTTTACCTGCCAactatgtggaaaaagtttcagtcgTAAAGCAGCTCTTGACTGGCACGTGGGaattcacactggggagaagccATTTTCCTGCCAACTGTGTAGAAAAAGCTTCACTTGTAAACTATATCTTAAAAGGCACaagagaattcactctggagaaaagccCTACATCTGTCATCAATGTGGAAGAGGTTTCGATCATAGAGTACGTCTTAACAAGCACATGATGACTCACACTGAAGAGAGCCCATAA